GAAAGCACACCGGCCCAGGCATCCCGCAGCCCTTCCAGCCCGATGCCGAGGACGACGAGCGTAAAGAAGCCGTACCAGAGCAGGGCAATGCGCCACATCGCCGGGTGATAAATGCGGGTGATGAGGATTTGCCGGGTCGTAAACTCCCACAGATCGCGCCAGCCAAGGCCATCGGATGAGGCCACAAGACAGGTTGGAACAAACACCATCCGTCGCCGGTAGGCGCGCAGGGCGGCGCTGGCAACGTAGTCATCGCTGAGTGTTCCACGCCATCGTTCGGCCAAGCGGAGTTGTGCGAACGTCGCCCGCCGGAGCGCCATCGAGCCGCCCCAGACAAAGCTCGATCCGCCGGGTTTGAGGTTGGTCAGGATGACGGTGTTCCAGTGTGCGCGCCACAGGCTGGGCAGATCAGCGTTGTCCAGCGAGTACCACCGCATGCCGCTGGTCGCGCCAACCTGCTCATCGCCAAGGGGTGCGACCAGTTCGCGCAACCAGTCGGGCGGGATTTCGATGTCGGAGTCGAGAAACGCCAGCACTTCACTGTCCGGCCGGGCGGCTGCCACACCAGCCAGCAGGTTGTGAACTTTCTGACCGCTGTCGGTGGCCAGCCCGGCGACAACAAGGCGGAGGCGTCCGGGATGTTGCAGCACCCATTGGGAAAGCTGCTGATAAGCCGGATCGGTCTCGCTTTCGACGACAAACACCACCTCGTAGTCGGGAAAGTCGAGGGCGGCCAGTCGCGGCAGGCTGCGACGCAGTCCGTCGTCATCACCCTTGCACGGCGCAATGACGGTCACAAAGGGCGCGTAGTCCTTGGGATGCGCCCGTGCGGCAACAAAGCGTCGCACACAGGCAAGGAGCTGGAAGCCTTCCCAGAGCCGAAGCAGGGCGCGGCCCAGCAGCGGTAGCAGCAGCAGGTCAAACCCGTGTGTGACCAGTCCTCCGGTCATAGGGTCTGACCACTCGGCTTCAGCGCCATACCGGCCAGGGCCCTGGCGACACAGCCGGACAGCGTGCGGACGGCCTGGTTGGGTGCATGGGGCGGAAGTTCATAAACGGCCGTAAAC
This window of the Chloracidobacterium sp. N genome carries:
- a CDS encoding glycosyltransferase, which gives rise to MTGGLVTHGFDLLLLPLLGRALLRLWEGFQLLACVRRFVAARAHPKDYAPFVTVIAPCKGDDDGLRRSLPRLAALDFPDYEVVFVVESETDPAYQQLSQWVLQHPGRLRLVVAGLATDSGQKVHNLLAGVAAARPDSEVLAFLDSDIEIPPDWLRELVAPLGDEQVGATSGMRWYSLDNADLPSLWRAHWNTVILTNLKPGGSSFVWGGSMALRRATFAQLRLAERWRGTLSDDYVASAALRAYRRRMVFVPTCLVASSDGLGWRDLWEFTTRQILITRIYHPAMWRIALLWYGFFTLVVLGIGLEGLRDAWAGVLSTAHLGLVGLWLLGGLDDALSLLAVRQALGAQHIGDWRRRILFCCLHIPTAMLYAANTVVSLFCRVVVWRGIAYRLISAQQTEILWRTPPSVPTDCP